A portion of the Oreochromis niloticus isolate F11D_XX linkage group LG10, O_niloticus_UMD_NMBU, whole genome shotgun sequence genome contains these proteins:
- the LOC109203787 gene encoding glutathione synthetase, which translates to MERSRAVKGPDISAHLAGTKKVQQVLARPGVLERFFPDQPQAVQQIRATLADLYTPDMGAERDKTVSMALAAAERFVLKPQREGGVFLFSKEGEKVCIRLLRRKMEVERMCKLWDKVAETRLNRGDDQ; encoded by the exons ATGGAGCGCTCTCGAGCTGTGAAGGGTCCAGATATCAGCGCTCACCTGGCTGGTACCAAGAAGGTTCAGCAAGTGCTCGCCAGACCTGGAGTCCTGGAGAGGTTCTTCCCGGACCAGCCTCAAGCTGTGCAGCAGATCCGAGCGACATTGGCTGACCTCTACACTCCAGACATG GGTGCAGAGAGGGACAAAACAGTATCAATGGCCTTGGCAGCAGCAGAACGGTTTGTCTTGAAGCCTCAGCGAGAAGGAGGAG TATTCCTTTTCTCCAAGGAAGGAGAAAAGGTATGTATCAGGTTGCTGAGAAGAAAGATGGAGGTGGAAAGGATGTGCAAGCTATGGGACAAAGTTGCTGAGACCAGGTTAAACAGAGGTGACGATCAGTGA